attgataatcaaaataaCCCCTTATATCACGTGACCTATATATTAATCATTAATGATTACCAACCTCCAACTTTTTTCCTTCTGTATTAGTATGATTCatgaacaaatatttttaaaggttttgtCTCCCAAATTTATAAGGTAAACTTTTTGGAATATTCCAGAGTTAGATAATAATAGTTTCCATTAAAGAAAGACAATTaagttaattaaaaagttactAATCTGTGAATTAGCCGTTGATCCGAGAGGCTCCGCCATTGGCTCCAACAGAACAAATACCGTGAATGCCCCCACTAGTGCGGTGAGAAGCACGCGCCACCTGGGTCGTTTATAATAACTGTGGATGGCATTCGTGGCCCCTACTCTCCAAAACAAACTCACAACGCTCCAAACAAACCATTGTCACTCATCCATaaacctctctctttcttctctctctctctcgtttgGATCTGGCCGTTGATTTTCTCCCGACGGCGATAAGTTTGTTGCATGAACGCCGGTGATGGCTTCTGTTTGCGTCAACAATGTTACTGTTTCTCAGGATTTTCCTACTTACGGATGTTTCAATCCACGAGCTTCTTTCAGCCGTGACGACGGTGGTCGGAGTTCTGGATCCGTCGCATCGGAGATTCCGAAGGAGGAAACAGCAGTCGGAGCTGGTGATTTCGAGTTTAGGTTAGAGGAGGATCCAGTCGGAATGCTCCCAGCCGATGAGCTTTTCTCCGACGGTAAACTCGTGACgaagcagcaacaacaacagacGACGGAGATCGGCGGGAAATGCAGGAGGATGGAAGTCGTGGAGATTGAGATCTCCGGGGGTGGCGATAATTGCTCGTTTTCTCCAAAGGCGCCACGGTGTTCAAGTAGATGGAGGGACTTGTTAGGACTCAAACGATTCTCTCAGAATAGCAGCAAATCCGCGTCGACtgcgacgacgacgacgacgaatCCGAGATCGTCAACTTCGTCGTTGAAACAGTTCTTGCATCGGAGCTCCAGGTCCTCGTCGTCCTCTTCAGATGCTTCGTTACTCATGAGTCTTCCTCTCCTCAAAGATTCCGATTCCGAATCTGTCTCTATATCCTCTTCTCGTATGtctctctcctcttcctcctctggCCATGACCACGAAGATCTTCCAAGACTCTCTCTCGATGCAGAGAGACCTAACCAAAACCACATCATTAACCTCAACCACAATCTCACTGCGAATCCATTTGCTCCGGCTCGTAGCCTAAACCCAAATCCACCGAGAATGAGGTTAGTGAACCATTCAACATCAGGAACCGGAGGAGGAAGAGTTGGACGCAGTCCGATGCGACGTTCCGGTGGAGAAACATCAGCCATAATGAACAGAGGAGTCTCTGTAGACAGTCCAAGACTAAACTCTTCAGGTAAAATCGTGTTCCAGAATCTAGAACGAAGCTCAAGCAGTCCGAGTAGCTTCAATGGTGGAACAAGCGGGTATAGACACAGAGGAATGGAGAGATCGTATAGCTCAAACGTTAGGGTTACTCCAGTTTTGAACGTTCCCGTTTGCTCAATCAGAGGTGGTTCAGTAGTCTTTGGTCAgtttttctcttcctcgtcatcttcatcttcgtcgCAGAACAATAGAACAgggaacaacaacaataatagaGCGTCGTGTCACATCAGTAGAGGCCGTAACTCCACGGATCGAATCTAACCCGACTATTATAAATGAAGGAACCATCAATGGTAACAACAACACTGTATTGATTCAACAGTAGCTAGCTAGTACTCTAGTAGTAATCattctgttttttggtttgtttacaacaaatcttatttttaacagagctttttttttataaggtATTAGAATTGTCCTGGGTGTGTAAATAAAGAATCTGCCATTGGTGAAGTGTAATTCTAGGGTTCATTGACATAGATAGAGACACAAAATTGGAAATGGAGACTCCtaaattgtgtgtttttgCTTGTGCTTGGGTTGAGAGAGACACATAGAGAGAGTGAGGTAGACGCGCTAAAGGGATGCGCGTGGGTCAGAACATAGGAAACAGATTCTTTTGCTCTCTATCATATGCTCTTCTTCTGCGTGTATTTGCGCTCTCCCCACGTTGAAGCTTATCTAAGCTGTCTCTTTCatgtgattttatttttaatgtatctttttattatatagtttattttgtCGTTTTCTGTGTTTCGGAAATGATGCAGTCTTCAGAGACTTTACCacacttttctctttctttctttattttgagttttttttttttctttttttttgcggtTTATTTATTCGttggttgttgttttgttaatcAAGGAAGGTTCGTTTAACCATTAATGTTGGAGCTATTGGTGGTCTTCGGTTTGAATCATCACATGTTTAAGTGTCAGGATTTCACGACCTTATTATCATAATGGTACGTGAAAGGTACCAAACTGTTCAAAGACTACTATTAAGTCgtattaaaaaatgatagatTGGACCAGCAATAGAGATTGTACAAGTACAAGACCCCCTAAGCTTCTTTCACCTGTCTCTATCCCTCCTGTTGTACTTCTCTCTTTGGTCCCCTTTCTCCTCCACTCACTTACTTAAAATACCCTAACAGCATTTGTGGTACAGGCTTTCTAATCAAATtccattttgagaaaaaaaaaagtgtatataGTCTTGAAAGTAACATCTATGATACTTACTAGTCATTACTTTGCAGCTCATGATTTGTAAAAGCAGCGAATAAAAGAGCAAAAGTAAGCTAGTTTTGTGGGTTTAAGACATACTTTAGAAGAGTTCCCGAAATGGGGCTtaggtttttgtgtttgtatggATGTACCCACTAAACGGACCAATTAGATATTTGGTCAGAGGCTCGGTCTTCCATAGTTTTAATTTACCTCTTTTCTTCTGCATCATCATTAACTATTAACACCCTTACAAGTCACACCCATCATCATCGTTCACATAAATAGAAAGTTTAAtcataataatgaaaaaaacatggTTCTTTATAGAAGGAAGATAGTAATTATCGATCAACTAAAGAAAGTTGTGGCCCATGTAGTCTCCTCCTTATGAAAAGCTTGTAGTCTACAGAGAGAGCACTAGGACATCTAAAAACTAAAAGCCTACGAGATCCAATTATATAGGCATTCAATCACGTGACCCAGCGCAGAAGACACGTGACTCTGTTATATACGGGCATCCTCCTATCGATTTTGTCGTAGACCCACGTGAcaagattttatgattattagatattaatttttgtaaagcCTATTACCAACAAGGCAACAATGCAaccaaaacgaaataaaataaaataaaacgaCCCGACATATTCACTTGAAAATTCTGTTCTACATGATTGATTGATGGACCATGTGGTTCATCGAATTAGAGCTTGCAACGatacaaaataacaattaCTTATctattataataaaacaatctaaataaaaaaatgaaacttggGTATTCTAAACTAGAAACGAACTGATCCAATAAAAGCCCACttaaaagcccaataacaCAACAATATGAGAAAACACTTGCGCTTGTACAAAAACACTCACCTCTTTGGGTTTGCTCCCAAATCCGAAGATGAGAGTGACAGAGTAACAGAGAGTGAGTAAGTGTTTCGTCATCATGTAGTTTCCGAGGATGCTTTCTCTGTGTTACAGTGAAAACAAAGTGAGATAATAATGCACTATATATAGATGACGAAGTAGTGAGTTCACAAATTcccaaaactaataaaattttggatttggttttgataaaaGCATTTATAACCTTGCGTGGTGTTGGCAGAGAGCATGTGATCGATGTTATCGATACGTCGTTGGACAGATTTAAGAACAAGATTCAGAGATGAAACTCTTTGTTTGACGCTGGAAATTCTCGATGCGTGTTGTACAATGAATGGCAATGGAGCGTTTTCCAGTAATTGATCTAGCTCTGTGTTTCCATCacattcaaattttgttgtgtgaaaaaacaaaacactatCCAATCTAAAAATTTCACAAGAATCAATTCTTAAGCAATTTTGTTAGACCAATGGCAATATAATGGTTAAGAAACTTAATCGGATCAATTGGATTGATTTGTGCGTAATCTAATTAACAAATACGGAGACGAAGCTTGTGAATCGATTGATTTCACCAATTAAGTTAAATACGAATCTCGGGAAGAGGTTAAATTGTACCTTGGACAAGGCGATCGAGAGAACCGGAGAGTTCATCTTGGCTATTGAGCGTGTCAAGAGCTTTAGAGTCAAAGTCTTTAATGACGGACTCGAGCATCGCTGATAAGCCTCGAGCCATTGCTTCTCCGCCGCCGCCGCATTGACCATCTTCTGCGGTGGTGGATTGACATGAGCTAGTAGTTGCATCAGCAGAATCGCGGTGGTCCGAGTCTGATAGCTGCTCCATTTCCCGGCGAGGCTCTCCTAaagtttgttggttttttaaggttttcttCAAGAGGAAAAAGAGCCTTGTGTGGATAATGACGCAAATAGCCCTGAGAAGTTAATGTATTTCCGATTCAGATATTTTAGGGCTTTTCTAcaaatgtgtgtgtgtgtatatatgtttaacgACGCCTTCATTTCTCCGATTCGATTCAGAGCGACAAGATGAGAGCCAAGGTCAGTTTTTTATCTACAACTTTAGCTATGCTTCTGTAGgttttatcaaaaatgttGTGTGTTGATCTTTAAGTATATTGGGAATTTTGTGAATTGCTGTTTATAGAATCAGTCGAGTGAGATTGAAACCTTGGTTTAGTGTAGCACGACCTGTAGGATATTGAAATTTATTGATTAGGATTGTGATTTCTACTCATGGTTTTGCTCTTGCCGAAAGAGAATGTTGGGATTTTCATCAAAAGTTCGGTTATTGTTAAATTTGGGATTTGATATAAGAGCTCTGTTTTCTGGAAGATTTGGTATGAAATGAGATACTCTGGTTTGTAACAGTTGAGTTTTATATCTCACAATGTTGGTCTCTCCTAATATTGATCATATCATTTTATGTGTGATTTGTACTTGATggaagagaatgttgggaTTTTAATCAAGTTTTGGGTTATTGTTGAATTTACGATTTCAATTTCACTATCTTGATCTCTCCTACTATGTAAATTTTATGGTTGATCAttgcctcttttttttttttttttgggtgagTAGAAGCCAATTCTGATCCATACAATATGATCCTAGTTTGGGTTTAGTgaatggtttttgtttttcttttgcagtggaagaagaagcgtaTGAGGAGGCTTAAGAGGAAGAGACGAAAGATGAGACAGCGTTCTAAGTAAATTTGCCTTTGAAGACAATGCGACTctgtttcttgcttctctcCCTTTCTCTCTTGCAAACATTGTTCTTACTATAAGCTTCCTTTTATGTTTCAGACttgtttaagattttaatcaaaaagaaagtttcagACTTTACTTCATCGTCTACACCTATTCGCTGCTAGAATTTACACATTGTCTCCATTTGTTTCAATCGGATCTTTAAGATGTTAGGCACAATGTGTGTGTGTTACTTGATTCTTATTGATCTCTGATCTGTTGTTCTAAACCTGAAGATTACATGAATCATCGTCTCCATAAAAATGATACAAACAGTGAAAAAATACTGTATACTAAAAgttttatagaaaagaaaaaagcctCATGGTGTTCGTTATCTTCGCCTCCTACCCATCAATCTAAATTGAACTGCATTACAATCCTATCTACTGCGTTCTGTCCTATAACCTTACGCAATCGTAGCTCATCAAGAACTTCTTTAGCCAGCTCCAATTCATCCTCATGAGCTATCCCTTCAACGAGTATCGCATATGTTGTCTCATTCggcattctcttcttctcaaccATCATCTCAAACACCTCCATTGCCAAATCTGTCCTCCTTATCTTGCACAACCCTAGGATCATGGCGTTAAAGTTATCCACTGTAGGTTTACAATTCTCACTCTCTTCCATTATCGACAAAACCTCCATGGCTCCTGTAAACATCCCTTCCAGACACAGCCCTCTGATCAAAGCCGAGTAGGTGTGCGCATCGGGATCAAACCCGCACCTAGTCATCTCGTACAAGAGCTGGAACGCTGCAAAGGTGTTACCTTTCCTGCAGAGACTCGTGATTACGCTTTTGTAGAAATCATGCGTGCAGCATTTCTGCTTGTTGCTTAAGCTCTGTATTATGTAAAACGCTTCCTGCACCTTGCTGTTATGCTCGCATAACGAACCTATTGCATTGTACGTTCCTTCGTTTGGTTTACAACGCCGGTATATCATCTCGTCTAGACATTTCACAACAAGATCAACTTTTCCTTCCTTGCACAGACGGGCGATCACCGGATTATAGCTCGTGGCAGTGACTCTAAACTGATGATTTCCTTTGCTCATCTCCTTTAAAACCTGCAGTGCCTGCTCTGTTCTTCCATGAAAAGCTAACGAATTGATCAATATGTTATAGGTAACAACTGAAGGAGCTCGATCTCCACCGTCCATCTCAGCCAAGAGCGAATTCGCTTCCTCCCACCTCCCATCACAGCACAAACACCTCAACAAAATGTTATAGCTCACAACATTTGCCTTAAACCCTTTTGCAGGTAATTCCCTAAACAGCGCCATGGCATCGTCTGTTCTCCCTTCTTTACAGAAACCAGTCAACAGCACATTATAGCTAACCAAATTGGGTTCACCGCCTTTCACAATGATCTCATCTAAGAGCTTCACAGCTTCGTCGGTTCCTCGTTCTTTATAAGCTGCTTCAAGCAAGAAAGAATAAGTGAAAGCATTTGGAGCTAAGCCTTTCTGCATCAACCTCTCAACAAACTGTAAGCTTTGATTTAAGCTACCAAGCATACAAAGACCTCGAACCAAGGCATTGTAAGTAACGGTATTAGAAGGATAACCATGatcttccattttctcaaCAAGCTGCATCGCATAACCAACGTTACCTCTTTTACAAAGCTGATTAACCAAATACGTGTAAGCAGATGCATCGGGTATAATCCCGGAGCTAACCATAAGCTCAATCACACGAATGGCTTTCTTCAATCTATTGGCTTTGCAGAGATCGTACAAGAGCTGAGTAGAATGAGCTACATTGGGTTTATGCCCTCCCGTGACTAAACTTTCTAGATGAGAGAAACTATCGCTCAAATTCGGCTCGTCGCTTCTCGGGTCATCAGAAAACGACCCGGAATCCAAATCGGGTTTCCAACTGGATCCAGTAATGGTAAAGGCGGAGTCTTTAGGGGATAATGTTATCTGGGTCGAAGCTAAAACCCTAGCAACACCTTTACTGACGGAGGAGAAATGAAGGAAACCAGAAGGGATGTGGGAAACAAAACCTACGGCTTTTCTCGGCGATGATTCCGGTGACGCCATGGATAAGACTGAGTTCAGTAGAGTCGACATGGCTTAAAATCGGACAGCAATCAGAAAAAGGAAGGAGATGAAATGAAAGTTTTGGGTTTTACGAACAAcccagaaaagaaaaggatcaTTATGTACTTTCCCACTCTCTGATCCTAAATCAAATTCaatctaa
This sequence is a window from Arabidopsis thaliana chromosome 1 sequence. Protein-coding genes within it:
- a CDS encoding TPRXL (unknown protein; BEST Arabidopsis thaliana protein match is: unknown protein (TAIR:AT1G56020.1); Has 3399 Blast hits to 980 proteins in 195 species: Archae - 0; Bacteria - 839; Metazoa - 390; Fungi - 256; Plants - 154; Viruses - 9; Other Eukaryotes - 1751 (source: NCBI BLink).); amino-acid sequence: MASVCVNNVTVSQDFPTYGCFNPRASFSRDDGGRSSGSVASEIPKEETAVGAGDFEFRLEEDPVGMLPADELFSDGKLVTKQQQQQTTEIGGKCRRMEVVEIEISGGGDNCSFSPKAPRCSSRWRDLLGLKRFSQNSSKSASTATTTTTNPRSSTSSLKQFLHRSSRSSSSSSDASLLMSLPLLKDSDSESVSISSSRMSLSSSSSGHDHEDLPRLSLDAERPNQNHIINLNHNLTANPFAPARSLNPNPPRMRLVNHSTSGTGGGRVGRSPMRRSGGETSAIMNRGVSVDSPRLNSSGKIVFQNLERSSSSPSSFNGGTSGYRHRGMERSYSSNVRVTPVLNVPVCSIRGGSVVFGQFFSSSSSSSSSQNNRTGNNNNNRASCHISRGRNSTDRI
- a CDS encoding SNARE-associated protein-like protein (SNARE-associated protein-related; Has 39 Blast hits to 39 proteins in 19 species: Archae - 0; Bacteria - 0; Metazoa - 6; Fungi - 0; Plants - 28; Viruses - 0; Other Eukaryotes - 5 (source: NCBI BLink).) → MEQLSDSDHRDSADATTSSCQSTTAEDGQCGGGGEAMARGLSAMLESVIKDFDSKALDTLNSQDELSGSLDRLVQELDQLLENAPLPFIVQHASRISSVKQRVSSLNLVLKSVQRRIDNIDHMLSANTTQEKASSETT
- a CDS encoding Pentatricopeptide repeat (PPR) superfamily protein (Pentatricopeptide repeat (PPR) superfamily protein; INVOLVED IN: biological_process unknown; LOCATED IN: chloroplast; EXPRESSED IN: 21 plant structures; EXPRESSED DURING: 12 growth stages; CONTAINS InterPro DOMAIN/s: Pentatricopeptide repeat (InterPro:IPR002885); BEST Arabidopsis thaliana protein match is: Pentatricopeptide repeat (PPR-like) superfamily protein (TAIR:AT1G09900.1); Has 46001 Blast hits to 12732 proteins in 282 species: Archae - 3; Bacteria - 36; Metazoa - 518; Fungi - 600; Plants - 43410; Viruses - 0; Other Eukaryotes - 1434 (source: NCBI BLink).) yields the protein MSTLLNSVLSMASPESSPRKAVGFVSHIPSGFLHFSSVSKGVARVLASTQITLSPKDSAFTITGSSWKPDLDSGSFSDDPRSDEPNLSDSFSHLESLVTGGHKPNVAHSTQLLYDLCKANRLKKAIRVIELMVSSGIIPDASAYTYLVNQLCKRGNVGYAMQLVEKMEDHGYPSNTVTYNALVRGLCMLGSLNQSLQFVERLMQKGLAPNAFTYSFLLEAAYKERGTDEAVKLLDEIIVKGGEPNLVSYNVLLTGFCKEGRTDDAMALFRELPAKGFKANVVSYNILLRCLCCDGRWEEANSLLAEMDGGDRAPSVVTYNILINSLAFHGRTEQALQVLKEMSKGNHQFRVTATSYNPVIARLCKEGKVDLVVKCLDEMIYRRCKPNEGTYNAIGSLCEHNSKVQEAFYIIQSLSNKQKCCTHDFYKSVITSLCRKGNTFAAFQLLYEMTRCGFDPDAHTYSALIRGLCLEGMFTGAMEVLSIMEESENCKPTVDNFNAMILGLCKIRRTDLAMEVFEMMVEKKRMPNETTYAILVEGIAHEDELELAKEVLDELRLRKVIGQNAVDRIVMQFNLD